From Polyangium spumosum, a single genomic window includes:
- a CDS encoding FIST signal transduction protein, with protein sequence MRAATASIVHEDAERAGREVIAELLDELGGKPDLVLVFASARYEPEALLRGIWSRLPEGVELAGCSSCAEIGAEEALSGSVTVMGIQLGSVSCATLVVEHIQGRSREAGRELGERARSFEPGLLIVLPDGIGTNGAQLLEGLQEVVGRRFPIVGGVAADELRFQRTWELRGREVLHGGAVAVALKGDISFFSAAKGGWQPVGAARTCTRVENGTLLLELDGRPALGIYKDFLGERAANLETAGIEFPLGVVGGMPGDYQMSDEQILVVRAVQGVDEARQGLLLSGEIQEGARVRLTRGTKEDLIQSAAGAVEEATRALPGASLALFFDCAGRKVVLGPRYKDEVEAAFARLGDVPRIGFYTYGELSPVQGVTLHHDETFTMMLLRA encoded by the coding sequence ATGCGAGCAGCGACCGCGAGTATCGTGCACGAGGACGCGGAGCGGGCCGGGAGAGAGGTCATCGCCGAGCTGCTCGACGAGCTCGGCGGCAAGCCCGATCTCGTCCTCGTCTTCGCTTCGGCGCGTTACGAGCCAGAGGCCCTGCTCCGCGGGATCTGGAGCCGCTTGCCCGAGGGCGTCGAGCTCGCCGGCTGCTCGAGCTGCGCCGAGATCGGCGCGGAGGAGGCGCTCAGCGGCTCGGTCACCGTGATGGGGATCCAGCTCGGCTCGGTTTCGTGCGCCACGCTCGTCGTCGAGCATATCCAGGGCCGGAGCCGCGAGGCCGGGCGCGAGCTCGGGGAGCGCGCACGGAGCTTCGAGCCAGGGCTGCTCATCGTGCTGCCCGACGGCATCGGGACCAACGGCGCGCAGTTGCTCGAAGGCCTGCAGGAGGTGGTCGGACGCCGCTTCCCCATCGTCGGCGGCGTCGCCGCGGACGAGCTCAGGTTCCAGAGGACCTGGGAGCTCCGCGGGCGGGAGGTCCTCCACGGCGGCGCGGTCGCGGTCGCGCTCAAGGGCGACATTTCGTTTTTCTCGGCCGCCAAGGGGGGATGGCAGCCGGTCGGCGCCGCGCGGACGTGCACGCGCGTGGAGAACGGAACGCTGCTCCTCGAGCTCGATGGGAGACCCGCGCTCGGCATTTACAAGGATTTCCTCGGCGAGCGCGCGGCGAACCTGGAGACCGCCGGGATCGAGTTCCCGCTCGGCGTGGTGGGCGGGATGCCCGGCGATTATCAGATGTCCGACGAGCAGATCCTGGTGGTGCGCGCGGTGCAGGGCGTGGACGAGGCGCGGCAGGGGCTCTTGCTCAGCGGCGAGATCCAGGAAGGGGCGCGGGTGCGGCTCACGCGCGGGACGAAGGAGGACCTCATCCAGAGCGCCGCGGGCGCCGTCGAGGAGGCCACGCGCGCGCTGCCGGGGGCGAGCCTCGCGCTCTTCTTCGATTGTGCAGGCCGGAAGGTGGTGCTCGGGCCGCGGTACAAGGACGAGGTCGAGGCGGCGTTCGCGCGGCTCGGGGACGTGCCGAGGATCGGGTTCTACACGTACGGCGAGCTCTCGCCCGTGCAGGGCGTGACCTTGCACCACGACGAGACGTTCACGATGATGCTCCTGAGGGCATAG
- a CDS encoding STAS domain-containing protein, with protein sequence MRCSQCVFEREGAGAPPLPEFLDQFASCDGCPKLAGADPVVLSLSQRLREAGRALRRAESRLRQREQELAEERTAHGRYEARMAELESLHKASTTELEAQIALAERQRAQIEELSTPMIDVDEGVLALPIIGALDAWRTASLTDALLAEVQARRVRHVVLDLTGLREVDAETAALLVQVCAAVRLLGAEAWLSGVRGAVAQALVEMAGDLSAFSTVRSVKEVIRRSRGLGR encoded by the coding sequence GTGCGCTGCAGCCAGTGCGTGTTCGAGCGGGAAGGCGCAGGGGCGCCGCCGCTCCCGGAGTTCCTGGATCAATTCGCGTCGTGTGACGGCTGCCCGAAGCTCGCGGGGGCCGATCCGGTCGTCCTCTCGCTGTCGCAGCGGCTCCGCGAGGCCGGCCGGGCGCTGCGGAGAGCCGAGAGCCGGCTCCGGCAGCGAGAGCAGGAGCTCGCCGAGGAGCGCACGGCCCACGGCCGGTACGAGGCCCGCATGGCCGAGCTGGAGAGCCTCCACAAAGCGAGCACGACCGAGCTCGAAGCGCAGATCGCGCTCGCCGAGCGCCAGCGGGCCCAGATCGAGGAGCTGTCCACGCCGATGATCGACGTGGACGAAGGGGTCCTGGCGTTGCCGATCATCGGGGCGCTCGACGCGTGGCGCACGGCGAGCCTGACGGACGCGCTGCTCGCCGAGGTGCAGGCGCGGCGGGTGCGGCACGTGGTGCTCGATCTGACGGGGCTCCGGGAGGTGGACGCGGAGACGGCGGCGCTGCTCGTGCAGGTCTGCGCGGCCGTGCGCCTGCTCGGGGCCGAGGCGTGGCTGAGCGGGGTCCGCGGCGCCGTGGCGCAGGCCCTCGTCGAGATGGCAGGGGATCTGTCGGCGTTTTCGACGGTGCGGAGCGTGAAGGAGGTTATCCGGCGGTCTCGCGGGCTCGGTCGGTGA
- a CDS encoding ATP-binding cassette domain-containing protein, which translates to MISLHALRVAFSHGSAVSLLEDVELHLGPGWTGIVGENGAGKTTLLGLFAGTLKPERGHVRRDPPGARVVLCPQTVDALSDVILRFAEDPDGEAAALRARLELSAEDLERWPTLSPGERKRWQIGAALAEAPEILLLDEPANHLDAEAKKLLLGALRRFDGVGVLVSHDRHLLDALTTTTLRIHQRRVHVYRGRYADARAAWEAEAAHARGEREAAKGEERRAARKLAEARREHASIDAARSMRTQMKDKNDHDARGMLRKFAIGSAEKRAGRTVGVARGEHERAVAELQRHHVEKELGGDIYVGWERPTQAWPFLLDLPVLRAGEAELLRDVRLSVPRDGRIRIEGRNGAGKSTLLRALSSRAQVPREKVLYLPQDLPADARRALLEEVRALGPEARGRALSLVATLGTDPERLLASAEPSPGEARKLAIALGLGRRASALLLDEPENHLDLPSLERLERALEGYPGAIVMVSHDASFARRATNTVWRIEGGRVLLTDRARETAG; encoded by the coding sequence ATGATATCGCTTCATGCGCTGCGCGTGGCGTTTTCCCATGGGAGCGCCGTGTCGCTCCTCGAGGACGTCGAGCTGCACCTCGGCCCGGGTTGGACCGGGATCGTCGGCGAAAACGGCGCGGGGAAGACCACGCTGCTCGGCCTCTTCGCGGGCACGCTGAAGCCCGAGCGCGGCCACGTGCGGCGTGATCCGCCGGGCGCGCGCGTGGTCCTCTGCCCGCAGACCGTCGACGCGCTCTCCGACGTGATCCTTCGTTTCGCCGAGGATCCCGACGGCGAGGCCGCCGCCCTGCGCGCGCGGCTCGAGCTCTCGGCCGAGGACCTCGAGCGCTGGCCGACGCTCTCGCCCGGCGAACGCAAGCGCTGGCAGATCGGCGCGGCGCTCGCCGAGGCGCCGGAGATCCTCCTGCTCGACGAGCCGGCGAACCACCTCGATGCCGAGGCCAAGAAGCTCTTGCTCGGGGCCCTGCGCCGCTTCGACGGCGTCGGTGTCCTGGTCTCGCACGATCGGCATCTGCTCGACGCGCTCACCACGACCACGCTGCGGATTCATCAGCGCCGCGTGCACGTCTACCGCGGCCGATATGCCGACGCGCGCGCCGCCTGGGAGGCGGAGGCGGCCCACGCGCGGGGCGAGCGCGAGGCGGCGAAAGGCGAGGAGCGGCGCGCCGCGCGTAAGCTCGCCGAGGCGCGGCGAGAGCACGCCTCCATCGACGCGGCGCGGAGCATGCGCACGCAGATGAAGGACAAGAACGATCACGACGCCCGGGGCATGCTCCGGAAGTTCGCGATCGGCTCCGCGGAGAAACGCGCCGGGCGCACGGTCGGCGTGGCGCGGGGCGAGCACGAGCGGGCGGTCGCCGAGCTCCAGCGGCACCACGTCGAGAAGGAGCTCGGCGGCGACATCTACGTCGGCTGGGAGCGCCCGACGCAGGCCTGGCCCTTCCTCCTCGATCTGCCCGTCCTTCGCGCGGGCGAGGCCGAGCTGCTCCGCGACGTGCGCCTCTCCGTCCCGCGGGACGGCCGCATCCGGATCGAGGGCCGGAATGGCGCGGGCAAGAGCACGCTCCTCCGCGCGCTCTCGTCCCGAGCCCAGGTTCCGCGCGAAAAGGTCCTCTACCTGCCGCAGGATCTCCCGGCCGACGCGCGTCGGGCGCTGCTCGAGGAGGTCCGCGCCCTCGGCCCCGAGGCGCGCGGGCGCGCCCTCTCGCTCGTGGCCACGCTGGGCACGGATCCGGAGCGGCTGCTCGCCTCCGCCGAGCCTTCTCCGGGCGAGGCGCGCAAGCTCGCCATCGCGCTCGGCCTCGGCCGGAGGGCCTCGGCGCTCCTGCTCGACGAGCCCGAGAACCACCTCGACCTGCCCTCGCTGGAGCGGCTGGAGCGCGCCCTGGAAGGGTATCCGGGGGCGATCGTGATGGTCAGCCACGACGCCTCGTTCGCTCGGCGCGCGACGAATACGGTGTGGCGCATCGAGGGAGGCCGGGTCCTCCTCACCGACCGAGCCCGCGAGACCGCCGGATAA
- a CDS encoding fibro-slime domain-containing protein, whose amino-acid sequence MLLRSTALTLTLTTSLLLTGATIGCSGGGGDPSGSAGNGSSSSGGQGGMGQGGMGQGGMGQGGEGGIIFVGSGGSGGGGGAGGNCTPELVGIVRDFRGYPNGHPDFEHFGGDGYKGLVKFDLGPDKKPVYAPEGPTPHSTGAAEFDQWYRDVEGVNMSMPFQVTLTEDPATGIATFESNAFFPIDDQLFGNEGFDHNYGFTYELHMTFKYQGGETFAFSGDDDLWVFVNNRLAIDLGGLHPPQSDTLNLDAKAAELGIVPGNEYALDFFHAERHSTGSNFKIQSTLSFTNCDPIIIPK is encoded by the coding sequence ATGCTCTTACGATCCACGGCCCTGACACTCACCCTGACCACATCGCTCCTTTTGACCGGCGCCACGATCGGCTGCAGCGGAGGCGGCGGAGATCCCAGCGGCAGCGCGGGGAACGGGAGCTCGTCCTCCGGAGGGCAGGGCGGGATGGGCCAGGGCGGGATGGGCCAGGGCGGGATGGGCCAGGGCGGCGAGGGTGGCATCATCTTCGTCGGCTCGGGCGGCTCGGGCGGCGGCGGAGGCGCGGGCGGCAACTGCACGCCGGAGCTCGTGGGTATCGTGCGCGATTTCAGGGGCTACCCGAACGGTCACCCCGATTTCGAGCATTTCGGCGGCGACGGGTACAAGGGCCTCGTGAAGTTCGACCTCGGGCCCGACAAGAAGCCCGTCTACGCCCCGGAGGGGCCCACGCCGCACTCGACGGGCGCGGCCGAGTTCGACCAGTGGTACCGCGACGTGGAGGGCGTGAACATGTCGATGCCCTTCCAGGTCACGCTGACCGAGGACCCGGCGACGGGCATCGCGACCTTCGAGAGCAACGCGTTTTTCCCGATCGACGACCAGCTCTTCGGCAACGAGGGCTTCGACCACAACTACGGGTTCACGTACGAGCTGCACATGACCTTCAAGTACCAGGGCGGCGAGACGTTCGCGTTCAGCGGCGACGACGACCTCTGGGTCTTCGTGAACAACCGCCTCGCCATCGATCTCGGCGGCCTGCACCCGCCGCAGAGCGACACGCTGAACCTGGACGCGAAGGCCGCAGAGCTCGGGATCGTCCCCGGCAACGAGTACGCGCTCGACTTCTTCCACGCCGAGCGCCACAGCACGGGGTCGAACTTCAAGATCCAGTCGACTCTGAGCTTCACGAACTGCGATCCGATCATCATCCCGAAGTGA
- a CDS encoding STAS/SEC14 domain-containing protein, with amino-acid sequence MRALWSPDMMDIEQKLTLEIGPHHARFFPPDLVRVRWVGTASAEVIDALFQWSDELVGDARYFVIADVTNLDAVGPATRKAAAADTRSIHIAGIAFVGASAYMRALMVLFTKALGLFYGEDKFRAAFFDEEAEALAWVNATRAELGPASQARPRARVTSG; translated from the coding sequence ATGCGCGCCCTCTGGAGCCCGGACATGATGGACATCGAGCAAAAGCTGACCCTGGAAATCGGCCCTCACCACGCGCGCTTCTTTCCTCCGGACCTCGTCCGCGTCCGGTGGGTGGGCACGGCGAGCGCCGAGGTGATCGACGCGCTCTTCCAGTGGTCGGACGAGCTCGTCGGCGACGCGCGGTATTTCGTCATCGCCGACGTGACGAACCTCGACGCCGTGGGCCCGGCCACGCGCAAGGCGGCGGCGGCGGATACGAGGTCGATCCATATCGCGGGTATCGCGTTCGTCGGCGCGAGCGCCTACATGCGCGCGCTCATGGTGCTCTTCACGAAGGCGCTCGGGCTCTTTTATGGCGAGGACAAGTTCCGGGCGGCCTTCTTCGACGAGGAGGCCGAGGCCCTCGCGTGGGTGAATGCCACGCGGGCCGAGCTCGGCCCCGCGTCGCAGGCGAGGCCCCGGGCGCGCGTCACTTCGGGATGA
- a CDS encoding PAS domain-containing protein, which translates to MNVDPIIGELRDENEALRQRVARLERERDAAKLSLDAQRKEATTVNAIFRVLPDLFFRMEKDTTIVDYRARSDSSLYVPPETFLGKRMTDLLPPEVSAHLERVFQEALESGKVRETEYSLPMGPSVEWYEARVVPLEGEQLVMLVRQTTEQHRNREALKRRTDELEESLRSVRLFRALADNAPTAIAVTQVGKEPVYSNDAWRALFGAADGYAGVDVAAFVAEGRAAVQRERGPGECGALGAFRRADGSIFHGHLTEFTLHEDGGPSHEAFILTDVTATLAAEEERRALAEQVIAAQREALRALSTPLVPIARHVVAVPLIGSVNAERAERLLEVLLDGVAQRGASVVLLDVTGVPHVDNDAADAITRAARAVGLLGAELVLTGVGRDVARTLVELGADLRGLVTLGSLEQGIAYGIGKKKR; encoded by the coding sequence ATGAACGTCGACCCCATCATCGGTGAGCTCCGGGACGAGAACGAGGCGCTCCGGCAGCGTGTGGCGCGCCTCGAGCGGGAGCGCGACGCGGCGAAGCTTTCGCTCGACGCGCAGAGGAAGGAGGCCACGACCGTCAACGCGATTTTCCGCGTCCTGCCGGACCTCTTCTTCCGGATGGAGAAGGACACGACGATCGTCGATTACCGGGCCCGGTCGGACAGCTCCCTGTACGTCCCCCCCGAGACGTTCCTCGGCAAGCGGATGACGGACCTGTTACCGCCGGAGGTGAGCGCCCACCTGGAGCGCGTTTTCCAGGAGGCGCTGGAGAGCGGGAAAGTGCGGGAGACCGAGTATTCACTCCCGATGGGCCCATCCGTGGAATGGTACGAGGCGCGTGTCGTCCCGCTGGAGGGTGAGCAGCTCGTGATGCTGGTACGCCAGACGACGGAGCAGCACCGCAACCGGGAGGCATTGAAGCGGCGAACCGACGAGCTGGAAGAATCGCTGCGCTCCGTCCGGCTCTTCCGCGCGCTCGCCGACAATGCGCCGACCGCCATCGCGGTGACGCAGGTGGGGAAGGAGCCGGTGTATTCGAACGACGCCTGGCGCGCGCTCTTCGGCGCGGCCGATGGTTATGCCGGCGTCGACGTCGCCGCATTCGTGGCCGAGGGCCGCGCGGCCGTGCAGCGCGAGCGAGGCCCAGGGGAGTGCGGCGCGCTCGGGGCGTTCCGGCGGGCCGACGGCTCGATCTTCCACGGGCACCTGACGGAGTTCACCTTGCACGAGGACGGCGGGCCGTCCCACGAGGCGTTCATCCTCACCGACGTGACGGCCACGCTCGCCGCCGAGGAGGAGCGGCGGGCGCTCGCAGAGCAGGTCATCGCGGCCCAACGCGAGGCGCTACGCGCGCTCTCCACGCCGCTCGTGCCGATCGCCCGGCACGTCGTCGCGGTCCCGCTGATCGGCAGCGTGAACGCCGAGCGCGCCGAGCGGCTGCTCGAGGTGTTGCTCGACGGCGTCGCGCAGCGCGGCGCCTCGGTGGTGCTGCTCGACGTGACCGGCGTCCCGCACGTGGACAACGACGCCGCCGACGCCATCACCCGCGCCGCGCGCGCCGTCGGCCTGCTCGGGGCCGAGCTCGTGTTGACCGGCGTGGGCCGCGACGTCGCGCGGACCCTCGTCGAGCTCGGCGCGGATCTCCGCGGGCTCGTGACGCTCGGCAGCCTCGAGCAGGGCATCGCGTACGGGATCGGCAAGAAGAAGCGCTGA
- a CDS encoding DUF2243 domain-containing protein: MERVQKDGGLVAAGVLLGVGLGGFVDGIVFHQILQWHNMLSSILPPTNLRDMKVNMVFDGVFHAVTWVTTAIGLGLLWRGFKEDTAPRSTPTFVGALSLGWGLFNFVEGLIDHQLFGIHHVKPGPNELAWDIGFLVSGLVLGGLGWLLIRMGRRALSTSRTRSSST, from the coding sequence ATGGAACGAGTTCAAAAAGACGGGGGCCTCGTCGCGGCGGGGGTCCTCCTCGGCGTCGGGCTCGGCGGGTTCGTGGACGGCATCGTCTTCCACCAGATCCTGCAATGGCACAACATGCTCTCGTCGATCCTGCCGCCGACGAACCTCCGGGACATGAAGGTGAACATGGTCTTCGACGGCGTCTTCCACGCCGTCACCTGGGTGACGACCGCGATCGGCCTCGGCCTTCTCTGGCGTGGCTTCAAGGAGGACACCGCGCCCCGATCGACGCCGACCTTCGTGGGCGCGCTGTCGCTCGGCTGGGGGCTCTTCAATTTCGTGGAGGGCCTCATCGACCATCAGCTCTTCGGCATCCACCACGTCAAGCCGGGCCCGAACGAGCTCGCCTGGGACATCGGCTTTCTGGTCTCGGGCCTCGTGCTCGGCGGCCTCGGATGGCTGCTGATTCGAATGGGGCGGCGCGCGCTCAGTACGTCGAGAACCCGGAGCAGCTCGACGTGA
- a CDS encoding serine/threonine-protein kinase: MPPTKNETPTHPPMEGPRRDGPGGTRLGPGSLVAGRFLLERTAGRGGMGEVFRARDVQIGRDVALKLLHEDTISRELSERFDREARLLSQLGHPGIVSYLAHGAAEDGRPYLALEWLAGQDLGQRLAEGPLDPSDCVTLLRKVADALAAAHARGILHRDIKPSNLFLRDGRVEGVTLLDFGIARSSLSTTALTRPGALLGTPGYMAPEQARGEDEIGPSADVFALGCVAFQCLTGQPPFFASSALVILAKVLFEEAPSVAALRPGTPPGLAALVARMLEKDPSRRPADAAALRDELARLADDTSEASEGAPLSASMALSGDALQLLSVVVALSGAEPSSGEEDTLSARAAWLSHREALRARLLRLGGRVEWLASGALVVVVTPAQSAVDQATQAALCALAVQESWPEAHVALTTGRGVLKEKTLVGEAIERAFLIVAPRVGAIAPEDPEPEPRPATEAGVFLDDLSAKLLEPRFGITRTADGPILRGQRPSGADESRLLLGRPTPCVGRERELAVLFAAIDGAFEHAEPAGALVVAPPGAGKSRLRHEFLRRLRARRGPIEVLLGSGAPLSAGSPYALICEALRRLCEVDPGDPPARREEKIRARVARHVAPEDQRRVGEFLATMCGVVTEAPSALLRAAFRDPKIMHEQIQRAFLDLLAAECAEKPVLLVLEDLHWGDPATVKLVDAALVERRELPFFVLALARPEVTEVFPKLWSGRIVHLIRLAGLRPRAAEELVTAVLGPDVPAASVTRIVEQSAGNVLFLEELIRAASEGKAEGQPETVLAMLQARLSCLDLSSRRVLSAASIFGQTFWRGGLVALLGRQHDTITTDERLFELVQAEILERRARSRFPGETEYGFRHVLLRDAAHGLLTDADRGLGHRLACSYLEQVGEMDPMVLAEHARAGGDLDRAAVHYLSAARQSYQQDDFDSMRIRAERGLACDPRGELRGKLLALEFEACMWRLDWHRGVQIGKEALALLPEGSVAWSDAVSSFLIIAVNMSMRDEVDALVRILEDLEPAPDAVAPCLLLLGSANIALGMTGSGAPAARLLSRLEALAPRLPEGELLARGHMCLARACFAYFITGDLGAVLELCREGMVVYAAACSSRWGGMSLCLLVAALAALGDEDTAARRLREGLETALRRNDEFLLSTTRFYRMLVLAERCAPEDWAEIEDLARFLIDQRAMEDTIGVAYGALARVFLAAGRFVEAREAAEQAIEILQYVRGWRPAIERTLILALLGEGRPDEARQVAEEVVRWMETQGGCAGYAEMPLRLAIIEARVATGDMPAAREALAEAHRRLEWRLERIEDPTLRALHHDLPEHVRLRDLARAPDAEGP, from the coding sequence ATGCCCCCAACGAAAAATGAGACGCCCACGCACCCGCCGATGGAGGGGCCTCGACGTGACGGGCCCGGGGGCACCCGCCTCGGCCCAGGTTCCCTCGTCGCCGGTCGTTTCCTCCTCGAGCGGACCGCCGGACGCGGCGGAATGGGCGAGGTGTTCCGCGCCCGCGACGTGCAGATCGGCCGAGATGTCGCCCTCAAGCTTCTGCACGAGGACACGATCAGCCGCGAGCTCTCCGAGCGGTTCGATCGGGAGGCGAGGCTCCTGTCGCAGCTCGGGCATCCGGGGATCGTGTCGTACCTCGCGCACGGCGCGGCCGAGGACGGCCGTCCGTACCTCGCCCTCGAATGGCTCGCCGGGCAGGACCTCGGCCAGCGCCTCGCGGAGGGTCCGCTCGATCCAAGCGATTGCGTCACGCTACTCCGGAAGGTCGCGGACGCGCTCGCGGCCGCGCACGCGCGCGGGATCCTCCACCGCGACATCAAGCCGAGCAACCTCTTCCTGCGGGACGGGCGCGTCGAGGGCGTCACGCTCCTCGATTTCGGGATCGCGCGGAGCTCGCTCTCCACGACGGCCCTCACGCGCCCCGGCGCCCTCCTCGGGACACCCGGCTACATGGCCCCCGAGCAGGCGCGCGGCGAGGACGAGATCGGCCCGAGCGCCGACGTGTTCGCGCTCGGCTGCGTCGCATTCCAGTGTTTGACGGGACAACCACCCTTTTTCGCGTCGAGCGCGCTCGTGATCCTCGCGAAGGTCCTCTTCGAGGAGGCGCCCAGCGTCGCGGCCCTTCGCCCCGGCACGCCCCCGGGCCTCGCCGCGCTCGTCGCGCGTATGCTGGAGAAGGATCCGTCGCGGCGCCCCGCCGACGCCGCGGCGCTCCGGGACGAGCTCGCGCGCCTCGCGGACGACACCTCCGAGGCTTCGGAGGGCGCGCCTCTCTCGGCTTCCATGGCGCTCAGCGGAGACGCCCTGCAATTGCTCTCCGTCGTCGTGGCACTCTCGGGCGCCGAGCCGAGCTCGGGCGAGGAGGACACGCTCTCGGCGCGCGCCGCGTGGCTCTCGCACCGCGAAGCTTTGCGCGCCCGGCTCCTGCGCCTCGGCGGGCGCGTCGAATGGCTGGCCAGCGGCGCCCTCGTCGTCGTGGTGACGCCCGCCCAGAGCGCCGTGGATCAAGCGACACAGGCCGCGTTATGCGCGCTCGCCGTGCAGGAGTCGTGGCCCGAGGCCCACGTCGCCTTGACCACGGGCCGCGGCGTGCTGAAAGAAAAGACCCTCGTCGGCGAGGCGATCGAGCGCGCCTTCTTGATCGTCGCCCCGCGCGTCGGCGCGATCGCCCCGGAGGACCCCGAGCCGGAGCCGCGCCCGGCGACGGAGGCGGGCGTTTTTCTGGACGACCTCTCCGCCAAGCTGCTCGAGCCTCGATTCGGCATCACGAGGACGGCGGACGGGCCGATCCTGCGCGGACAGCGCCCGAGCGGGGCGGACGAATCGCGCCTCTTGCTCGGGCGGCCGACGCCGTGCGTGGGGCGCGAGCGGGAGCTCGCCGTGCTCTTCGCCGCGATCGACGGCGCCTTCGAGCACGCGGAGCCGGCGGGCGCGCTCGTCGTCGCGCCGCCCGGCGCGGGCAAATCCAGGCTGCGGCACGAATTTCTGCGCCGGCTGCGCGCGCGACGAGGCCCGATCGAGGTGCTCCTCGGCAGCGGCGCGCCGCTCAGCGCGGGGTCGCCGTATGCGTTGATCTGCGAGGCATTGCGTCGACTCTGCGAGGTGGACCCGGGGGATCCGCCGGCTCGACGCGAGGAGAAGATCCGCGCGCGCGTGGCGCGCCACGTGGCGCCCGAGGATCAGCGGCGGGTGGGCGAGTTCTTGGCCACGATGTGCGGCGTCGTGACGGAGGCGCCGAGCGCCCTGCTCCGCGCGGCCTTTCGTGATCCCAAGATCATGCACGAGCAGATCCAGCGGGCCTTTCTGGATCTGCTCGCCGCCGAGTGCGCGGAAAAACCCGTCCTCCTCGTGCTCGAGGATCTCCACTGGGGAGATCCCGCGACGGTCAAGCTCGTCGACGCGGCCCTCGTGGAGCGGCGGGAGCTGCCTTTTTTCGTGCTGGCGCTCGCCCGACCCGAGGTCACCGAGGTGTTCCCCAAGCTCTGGAGCGGGCGCATCGTCCACCTCATCCGGCTCGCGGGGCTCCGCCCGAGGGCCGCCGAGGAGCTCGTCACGGCCGTGCTCGGCCCCGACGTGCCCGCGGCCTCCGTGACGCGTATCGTCGAGCAGTCCGCGGGAAACGTGTTGTTCCTGGAGGAGCTCATCCGCGCCGCCTCCGAGGGCAAAGCCGAGGGACAACCCGAGACCGTGCTGGCCATGCTCCAGGCGAGGCTGTCGTGCCTCGATCTGTCCTCGCGCCGCGTGCTCTCGGCGGCGAGTATTTTTGGACAAACCTTCTGGCGCGGCGGGCTCGTCGCGCTCCTCGGTCGGCAGCACGACACGATCACCACGGACGAGCGGCTCTTCGAGCTGGTCCAGGCCGAGATCCTCGAGCGCCGCGCGCGGAGCCGTTTCCCCGGCGAGACCGAATACGGCTTCCGCCACGTGCTCTTGCGCGACGCCGCCCATGGACTCTTGACCGACGCGGATCGGGGGCTCGGGCACCGGCTCGCGTGCTCGTATCTCGAGCAGGTGGGCGAGATGGATCCGATGGTCCTCGCCGAGCACGCCCGCGCAGGCGGCGACCTCGATCGGGCCGCCGTCCATTATCTCAGCGCCGCGAGGCAATCGTACCAGCAGGACGATTTCGACAGCATGCGAATCCGCGCCGAGCGAGGCCTCGCGTGTGACCCGCGCGGTGAGCTACGCGGGAAGCTCCTCGCCCTCGAGTTCGAGGCTTGCATGTGGCGCCTGGACTGGCACAGGGGCGTCCAGATCGGCAAGGAGGCGCTCGCCCTCCTGCCCGAGGGGAGCGTCGCCTGGAGCGACGCGGTATCGTCCTTCCTGATCATCGCGGTGAACATGTCGATGAGGGACGAGGTCGACGCGCTCGTCCGTATCCTCGAGGATCTCGAGCCTGCGCCCGACGCGGTGGCCCCGTGCCTCCTGTTGCTCGGCTCGGCCAACATCGCGCTCGGGATGACGGGGAGCGGCGCGCCCGCGGCGCGGCTCCTTTCCCGGCTGGAGGCGCTCGCGCCGCGCCTCCCGGAGGGGGAGCTGCTCGCCCGCGGGCACATGTGCCTGGCGCGGGCATGTTTTGCCTATTTCATCACGGGGGATCTCGGGGCGGTCCTCGAGCTCTGCCGCGAGGGCATGGTCGTGTATGCAGCGGCGTGCTCCTCGCGCTGGGGGGGCATGTCGTTGTGCCTGCTCGTCGCGGCGCTCGCGGCGCTCGGGGACGAAGACACGGCAGCACGAAGGTTGCGCGAAGGCCTGGAGACCGCCCTCCGCCGGAATGATGAGTTCCTCCTGTCCACGACCCGTTTTTATCGAATGCTCGTGCTCGCCGAGCGGTGCGCGCCGGAGGACTGGGCGGAGATCGAGGACCTCGCGAGGTTTCTCATCGATCAGCGCGCGATGGAGGACACCATCGGCGTCGCGTACGGCGCGCTCGCGCGGGTCTTCCTCGCCGCGGGGCGGTTCGTCGAGGCCCGGGAGGCCGCCGAGCAGGCGATCGAGATCCTGCAATACGTCCGCGGCTGGCGTCCGGCCATCGAGCGGACGTTGATCCTGGCCCTGCTCGGGGAAGGTCGTCCGGACGAAGCGCGGCAGGTCGCGGAGGAGGTCGTTCGCTGGATGGAGACGCAAGGCGGCTGCGCGGGTTACGCGGAGATGCCGCTGCGGCTCGCCATCATCGAGGCGCGCGTGGCGACCGGGGACATGCCCGCCGCCCGAGAGGCCCTCGCCGAGGCCCATCGCAGGCTCGAATGGCGGCTTGAGAGGATCGAGGACCCCACATTGCGGGCGCTTCACCACGATCTCCCGGAGCACGTACGCCTCCGGGACCTCGCGCGTGCGCCCGACGCCGAGGGGCCCTGA